A stretch of DNA from Kwoniella mangroviensis CBS 8507 chromosome 1 map unlocalized Ctg01, whole genome shotgun sequence:
TACTTGCAAAGGAGGGATCATCGGCAATGCTATCAAGGCCCAGTGGgtaataatgatgatgagtgaaGGGATATACCAAACAAGGGGAGGGCATCATAAATGTAGTACAGTATAACACTTTACTGTATCATCTTATCACGTATTTTCAACGCCAAATTCGCATCATACATCCCGGCGGTTCTTTTGTCTATCGTCGATGTGAGTACAGatatgagattgagataGGACATACTCACCTCGTCTGCTATACTCCTGATGCAGATGGTGCATTACCATCTTTGAGATCCGACATCCCAGCAATTCACGTTTGTTCATCAGGAGTAGAACATACTCGAGATCACCTCGTCCTTGTCTATCAAAAGCTACTCAAGAGGTATAGCTATTGGGATAGCCGAGCCCTTTTAAGGTCATCAACTGCCCCTATCTACCGGCAAACTGGATCTCGAAGTGGTAATTCAGTTATGAGATGAACCTGACTGTCACTCAGAAGACAGTTATTGGTGAGCCAAGCGAACCAACCATGTGACCCTTCGTTGATCCTGATAAACTTTCGGACATTTGCTTATACTTGCAACGCTTGTAGTGATCTTAGCAATATTCCTTACCTTCATcgccatcctcttcctcttctgtatCTACTCTTCTCGAAAAGCACGACGGGATACGATCCAAGCTCAAAAAGCGGTCTTAGGTCGATGGAAGGAAAATCCTGGAGGATTTGAGGAAGGCCATTTACCGAATTTGTCCGTACCTTCTTTACACACACCTAGTCATAGAAACGAATTCGATCTTGCTACTTTACCCGGGAGTAATGGGTCGGcgagggaagagaagagaggtagtGGTCTAGCTGGGATTGGAACATTTTCAGCATCAAAACCTAGATCGAATTCACATTCGTCTAGTACAGGCAATAGTCGACCTGTCGTGCAGTCCTCCCAGCCTTCTGCTATGGGAGTAAAGGAGATGGGTCAACCTCGTAAGAACCCTATACCCACTTTATCTCGTCCGATGTCTTGGTCTAGGGGTATATCGCGGACGAGATccagatcgatatcaacattGAAATCGAATGTAAGTGATAGATCAATTTTCAAACCTAACAAATCGAGATATTTCATCAATTATATGAACCCTCCTCCGCCACCCATACCTAGGAAAAGCTCAGCGAGGTCATCGGGGAGCAAGGGGAGCGCCGGAGCAGTGACAGGAGCTAGACTGGTGGATAAGGGCGAtagtagaggtggaagacGGTAATCTCGGTACAtgaatggatatatatactgtatacatatatatatgtgtgtatgGTATAAACTATACTAAACTAGAACCGCGTTATTTTATCCTTCCGTTTACTCTGTAATCGCACTTTACAGgtatcatcactcacataaaTCAATGTCTCTCTATGATCTCTTGAGCAACTTCCAGTAAACTTTTCCCAACTATATCAGGTCTTCCACCATAAGTCTCATACCATGCGGACAACCCCTCATCTTGTTTATCATTATCTACCAGCTCAGGAGGGAGATCGGACACTACCAAACCTGTCTTGAACCTTAGATTCCCATGCCAGCAGTATCAGCTCTGACTGCAACTTCAATAAATGTCATTACCGAGAATCGACTCACCcagctttcttagctgctgCTAGGTCCCATAGATGCGCAGCAACGAACCATCTCTGGCCCTttcctccctcctccaacCTCTCACAAAGACTGTTGGCGGCTTCGTACACCTCCTTGTGAGGTTTGGCATATCCCACATCATCGCAGCTTACTACACTCGAAATATAGTCTATTATACCGGCTTTGGAGGCGTATTCCTCAGTAGTCGATTTAGCTCCATTGGTGATGATTGCTAACTTGGCTTCTTTGTTTGCTAAGTAGCTGAAAGCCTCTTTCAACGTAGGCGCAGCTGGGAGAGACGATAAGAGTGACGTTATCCCTTCTAGCTCTGAAACTTTGGGGGGAGGTATCGAAAGAGCAGCTGAGAGGGATAAAGGTAGAGAGGTTTTGAGGATGGAAGCTATcggaggaggaggcggtgAAATAAGGGATAGATACTGTTCGGGGGTCATCGATCAGCATAGTATGTGAGATGGCTGCTTGTGTACTCACTGTATAGTCTCTCTGAGCCGAGTGGAACTGTCGTATTGCTACTTGTCAGTATCTGCACCATGAAGTATGCCATCACAGCTCACCCAATCCATCACGAATCCCTTGCAACCCCACGCTTTTTTCGCCAACCCTTCTCCATATCTCTCTTCGACAGCCTTGACGATATCTTGAAGGGTGAAACACGTCCCGAGGGCATCGCAGCAGATCGTGAGAGTCATGGTAGGTCTTGATGCTGCCGTTGATATATGGATGAACTTTCTCATTGCCCTTGCGTTGAGATGACTCCTCTCATGATGTCAGATGGGTAAGATCTTAGTCACTTGGATCAATGGTGTcgtcatgatgatcaaaagtGAATTTCGATTCCGACGGAAAGACATGTGATCCGGGAATGAGCGATGTGATTCCGGGCATAATCCGAGGAGGAGGGCTGTTATCATTCACCAGTAGATAAGAAACTCAGTTGGCATTCTGAGACGAGATtcaataccttcttcactttgtGATCTCAATATCTGATACCTTGCACATAAGACAGTCAAGACGaaaacctcatcaacaatgaCTTTAGGTGGTAGAAAACTCGTCAGGTGAGTTTAGCTTAGTCACAGTCACATCAGGTCGGTCATCCGAAGCCGACTTGCTGATTCTATTCGGGCAGTTTCggtgtagatgtagatgcagTAGCAGGATGGTAAGtcacttgatctctttctAACACTTCATGGGGCTTACAATTGTACTTGTCTGCTCAGGCTCGGGTCCTATGGTGGGGAAGATTCGCCCGGAGACATTTCGCGAGGAATGTTCGCAGGAGAAGTGGGATGTCCTAGATTACTCAAACTTTTTGCCAAGTACGGTATAAAGACTACATGGTTCATCCCTGGACATAGTTTAGATACCTTCCCGGAAGAGATGGCAGCCGTCAGAGATGCCGGACATGAAATGTAACTGTAGCTTAGCTAATAATCGCTTCAAAACATGTCATAGAAGCTAACCCATGGCTGATATAGTGGATTACACGGTTATTCCCATGAAAACCCTACTGCCATGAGCCCAGAACAACAAAGAGATATCCTCGAACACACTTTCAAGCAATTAACCGAATTTTGCGGTAAATGCCCTGTGGGGAGTGTAGCGCCATGGTGGGAGGTCAGTAAGGAAGGTACAGAAATGTTGTTGGAAAAGGGCATtctgtatggtgagtcaaccgCTTCCAAATAGTATCCTTGATATTTTGATGTCCCGAATCCTCAATAGAATCTATCTGACAATCTCCTGACTGTGACGACCCTCAGACCACTCATTCCAACATCACGATTGTTTGCCATACTACCTTCGAATGGGCGACAGTTGGAAACCAATTGATTACAAAGAGAAAGCTAAGAACTGGATGGAACCATTGAAGAAGGGTGAAACTACTGGAATGGTTCAGATACCTGCTAATTGGGATGTAAGTCCAAGATTGACTGTCATATCTCTCTAATTGAATGTAACACCGACATACCATTTCTGATCGTATACAGCTGGATGACCTACCACCTATGATGTTCGTCAAAGGGTCTTCAAACGGTTTCGTCGATGCTCGAACAATCGAAAACAAATGGAAAGATCATTTCACGTATTGTCTGAGAGAATATCCAGATGGGTTTTGTATGCCTATCACCATTCATCCAGACGTCTCAGGTAGACCTCGTAAGTGAACATACTATACTTGGCATATCGTTGTATCCGGAAACCCGCATATAGAGTAACATCGCTTACTGGTTTACGGGTAATTAGACGTTCTGATGATGCTTGAACGATTCATCGAGTGGGTAAACACCCATGATGGTATAGAATGGGTACCTATGAAATATATCCAAGAACAGTTTAGGAAATCCAACGCTGCTCCACAAGGAGCCGTGATGCCTACGGGCTTATAGGTAAAGAGGATGTTCATCAGTCACTTTTTAGGGATTTCATAAGGAGAGTTATGTATCTATAATGCTGTGAGATAGGGCATGACCCATTCTGGCTGGCGATTGAAGGAGGCTACTCTTCTTGACCGTCAGATAGTCAGATGATGCGGAAACGAGGTTCTGTTCGAAACAAATGATCCTGGTGATCGATGTATTGCCCTCATCGCTTCAAATGGTCAAACTGATCCAGACATGCAAGAATGGTGATTATACTACGTGTATCACAAAGCTAACAGGTGACCATGCTTCACAGTCCTCTCTTCTGATCATTCCTTCCAATCACACT
This window harbors:
- a CDS encoding haloacid dehalogenase, type II, which translates into the protein MTLTICCDALGTCFTLQDIVKAVEERYGEGLAKKAWGCKGFVMDWFHSAQRDYTYLSLISPPPPPIASILKTSLPLSLSAALSIPPPKVSELEGITSLLSSLPAAPTLKEAFSYLANKEAKLAIITNGAKSTTEEYASKAGIIDYISSVVSCDDVGYAKPHKEVYEAANSLCERLEEGGKGQRWFVAAHLWDLAAAKKAGFKTGLVVSDLPPELVDNDKQDEGLSAWYETYGGRPDIVGKSLLEVAQEIIERH